A window of Parasynechococcus marenigrum WH 8102 contains these coding sequences:
- a CDS encoding translocation/assembly module TamB domain-containing protein, whose protein sequence is MILISSAAVGVGSVLAVQTLDRTADEVLASFRGPLERSIGTALGHPITFGPYKGLRPWGVALGETTIAPTRTDRSTIKVQGLSVHLDPLASLRQWQPVLRLKLQGLDVALDRQPDGRYWRFGEVSQDGEAPPDLDLRFELAQPARIRLTPSGDEIQLTSRGSVQIARQRFSAISRLSRLGRAGSLDLEAKGRWDRPELVLSSRLRSLDLSTLEAVLPGSDATGLAGQAGGDLAIQWTPSRFLCQGQLKVKDLELHNTTLPDPLRSSAVGVSCRGDRVSLIRSRFRMGDWRADARGSVQLDGAVDLRINVASLKRKDRAQLQLDGPWSNPRWRMAGVVTVPELDGPLRVQGQLRTPWIDPEARQIQVQTALLTSPGLRLHLEGTIDEQIDLRSRELSLAPSLWQRWPALKQTLGETSDISGALLASGSLASPALSLELAQDRNLVVQRWDLRASWSKASGLMALDRFNSPVLRAAAQLPVSWHNGAPQLGALKAGFALTSLPLARLSAVTPLPLQGHLSARGRLQGPFDDVKTTVALDLLRPGAGPLRLPERWQGQVTGSTASAFNLRLASQAPDTDGALKVRLGSSGWPLQADLRRGTGSLTVRSGAKGQVEWNADQLSIAGLQLTLPSGSASGSLQGSLSGDGVLALQPVELVGAVQLEDPQLRGLGLNRIELEGRVSGGRFRALGRLQPQQGEIQLTAEGRVGADLRSRIEASGLDVPWLVQMARQLRGSQLTATGTPVRAEDLGRLMIDTFGGSLDGHLRALQRSRQWLEAYERDHPQARVDPGDLRGRLDAVLNLSGPDLASLSLEAEARAHLWMQGDDQDRMLQLDPLVAQLSGPLQGGQGRFSLLHLPFSLLALAVPVPSALRGAIGATGSYDLSGAGPLLTTELALEQARFGEQELRLERRAVVLSSKGLEVDLALRSIDAAEALQMRGTVPLSLRDALDLELESHGDALSFLAAPAGDALRLTRGSSDLRLLLSGYLDQPQANGFLVIRDGAFTAADQTLKQVNASLLFDFNRVEVSQLEATLALGGTISAEGAIGLFIPRDEETPLTIRLTKGTIRQEMVDLAADADITVRGALSQPLISGQLNLRNGVIQPRSGLLSRLRKGGGASLQQGIQPSQANVSTPFSTAALLEEGWDFQDPLVLFGPGAPAQLPAAFQDLMPDLSAVRFRNFRLGLGPDLQVRMPPLISFRGGGQLLVNGPLDPSLELRGLIRLNRGRVSLFSTTFRLDPRAPNVAVFTPSLGLVPFIDIAMKTRVSDAVQPGTAGNASSANVFDTNGLGDGGGQLRLVKVTVEAAGPADRLIGNLDLRSVPPMSQPQLLALIGGNSLSGLAGAGGAALATVLGQSLLSPVLGTLTDAMGQRLQIALFPTYVTPDIKDEDERRSGRVAPTFTLVTEIGVDVTDRFDFSVLAAPNTSDVPPQATVTYQVTPNTALSGSVDSNGIWQSQLQLFFRF, encoded by the coding sequence TTGATCCTCATTTCCAGCGCGGCTGTTGGTGTCGGATCTGTCCTGGCGGTGCAGACCCTGGATCGCACGGCTGATGAGGTGCTTGCTTCGTTTCGCGGACCACTGGAACGCAGCATCGGTACCGCTCTCGGTCACCCGATCACGTTCGGTCCTTACAAGGGGTTGAGGCCATGGGGTGTGGCCCTGGGCGAGACAACCATTGCCCCGACGCGTACTGATCGCTCCACGATCAAGGTCCAGGGCCTGAGTGTCCATCTCGACCCTTTGGCCAGCCTGCGGCAATGGCAGCCGGTGTTGCGGCTGAAGCTGCAGGGCCTCGATGTGGCCTTGGATCGCCAACCGGACGGTCGCTATTGGCGGTTCGGAGAGGTTTCGCAGGACGGGGAGGCCCCCCCGGATCTGGACCTGCGCTTTGAACTGGCTCAACCGGCCCGGATTCGCCTCACCCCCTCTGGAGATGAGATCCAACTGACCAGTCGTGGGTCTGTGCAGATCGCGCGGCAGCGCTTCTCAGCGATCTCGCGGCTGAGTCGGCTCGGGCGAGCCGGCAGCCTTGATCTGGAGGCCAAGGGGCGTTGGGATCGTCCAGAACTGGTGCTGAGCAGTCGTCTGCGATCCCTGGATCTCTCCACACTGGAGGCCGTTCTGCCTGGATCGGATGCCACGGGCTTAGCGGGCCAAGCAGGTGGTGACCTGGCGATTCAGTGGACACCAAGCCGCTTTCTCTGCCAGGGGCAGCTGAAGGTCAAGGATCTCGAGCTGCACAACACAACCCTGCCCGATCCCCTGCGGTCATCCGCCGTCGGAGTGAGCTGTCGCGGCGATCGGGTCAGCCTGATTCGCAGTCGTTTCCGCATGGGTGACTGGCGGGCTGACGCCAGGGGGTCGGTTCAGCTGGATGGAGCTGTGGATCTGCGGATCAATGTGGCGTCCTTGAAGCGCAAGGATCGCGCTCAACTCCAGCTGGATGGCCCCTGGTCCAATCCCCGTTGGCGTATGGCGGGGGTTGTGACCGTGCCTGAACTCGATGGGCCTTTGCGAGTGCAAGGCCAGCTGCGCACCCCCTGGATTGATCCCGAAGCCCGCCAGATCCAGGTTCAAACAGCCCTGCTCACCTCACCCGGCCTGCGCTTGCATCTGGAGGGCACGATCGACGAGCAGATCGACCTGCGCAGTCGTGAACTCAGCCTGGCGCCGTCGCTCTGGCAGCGATGGCCCGCCCTGAAACAGACCCTTGGCGAGACATCCGACATCTCCGGAGCGCTTTTAGCGAGCGGTTCCCTGGCATCACCAGCGCTGTCACTGGAGTTGGCCCAGGACCGCAATCTTGTTGTGCAGCGATGGGATCTCCGCGCGTCCTGGTCGAAGGCCTCCGGGCTCATGGCCCTCGATCGTTTCAACAGTCCTGTTCTGCGTGCAGCGGCGCAACTCCCCGTCAGCTGGCACAACGGCGCGCCGCAGCTCGGGGCGCTGAAAGCCGGCTTCGCGTTGACCTCACTGCCCCTGGCCCGCCTGTCGGCCGTCACACCCCTTCCTTTGCAAGGCCATCTGTCCGCCCGCGGCCGATTGCAGGGCCCTTTTGATGATGTGAAGACCACTGTGGCGTTGGATCTCCTCCGGCCTGGTGCCGGACCGTTGCGATTGCCGGAGCGGTGGCAGGGACAAGTGACTGGATCAACCGCATCGGCGTTCAACCTGCGCCTGGCATCGCAGGCTCCTGACACGGATGGAGCACTGAAGGTTCGGCTGGGTTCCTCCGGTTGGCCATTGCAGGCAGATCTTCGTCGTGGGACCGGCAGCTTGACCGTGCGTTCCGGCGCCAAAGGTCAGGTGGAGTGGAATGCCGATCAGCTGTCAATCGCGGGTCTTCAGCTGACGCTCCCTTCGGGATCGGCATCAGGCTCGTTGCAGGGGAGTCTGAGTGGCGACGGCGTCCTGGCCCTGCAACCGGTGGAGCTGGTTGGTGCTGTGCAGCTGGAGGACCCGCAGCTCCGTGGACTTGGTCTGAATCGGATCGAGTTGGAGGGACGTGTCTCAGGAGGGCGCTTCAGAGCCCTTGGCCGGCTGCAGCCGCAGCAGGGTGAGATTCAGCTCACCGCTGAGGGACGGGTCGGGGCTGATCTGCGCAGCCGGATTGAAGCCTCTGGACTCGATGTGCCCTGGTTGGTGCAGATGGCCCGTCAGCTTCGTGGCAGCCAGCTCACCGCCACGGGGACACCTGTTCGTGCCGAGGATCTCGGCAGGTTAATGATCGACACCTTCGGCGGCAGTCTCGACGGTCATCTGCGCGCGCTTCAGCGGTCTCGGCAGTGGCTTGAGGCCTACGAGCGTGATCATCCCCAAGCGCGCGTTGATCCAGGTGACCTGCGCGGTCGCCTGGATGCTGTCCTCAACCTTTCAGGCCCGGATCTGGCATCGCTCTCGCTGGAGGCGGAGGCCCGGGCTCATCTGTGGATGCAGGGTGATGATCAGGACCGGATGCTTCAGCTGGACCCCTTGGTGGCTCAGCTGAGCGGTCCTCTGCAGGGCGGCCAGGGTCGCTTCAGCCTTCTGCATCTGCCCTTTTCGCTACTGGCCTTGGCCGTTCCGGTTCCGTCCGCGTTGCGTGGGGCGATCGGTGCCACCGGCTCCTACGACCTGTCAGGTGCCGGTCCGTTGCTCACCACTGAGTTGGCCCTGGAGCAGGCACGGTTCGGTGAGCAGGAGCTTCGTCTTGAACGCCGAGCCGTTGTGTTGTCCTCAAAAGGTCTTGAAGTCGATCTCGCACTCCGCAGTATCGATGCCGCTGAGGCCTTGCAGATGCGCGGCACTGTTCCGCTGTCACTGCGTGATGCGTTGGATCTCGAGCTTGAAAGCCATGGGGATGCGCTGAGCTTCCTGGCGGCCCCGGCCGGCGATGCCCTGCGGCTGACACGCGGCAGCAGTGATCTGCGGTTGCTGCTCAGCGGATACCTGGATCAGCCCCAGGCCAATGGATTTCTGGTGATCCGTGACGGTGCTTTCACGGCCGCTGATCAAACCCTGAAGCAAGTCAATGCGTCCCTTTTGTTTGATTTCAACCGGGTTGAGGTCAGCCAGCTTGAGGCCACCCTGGCGTTGGGGGGCACGATCTCGGCTGAGGGGGCCATCGGTCTGTTCATTCCCCGTGATGAGGAGACACCGCTCACCATTCGCCTGACCAAAGGGACGATCCGGCAGGAGATGGTTGATCTGGCTGCGGATGCAGACATCACGGTGAGGGGCGCGTTGAGCCAGCCGCTGATCAGTGGCCAGCTCAACCTCCGTAATGGGGTGATTCAGCCCCGCAGCGGCTTGCTGTCGCGTCTTCGTAAGGGTGGTGGCGCCTCATTGCAGCAGGGGATTCAACCGTCGCAGGCCAATGTCTCAACGCCATTCTCCACCGCAGCACTGCTTGAAGAAGGCTGGGATTTCCAAGACCCCCTGGTGCTGTTCGGGCCTGGTGCCCCCGCCCAGTTGCCGGCGGCTTTTCAGGATCTGATGCCGGATCTTTCGGCGGTTCGTTTCCGCAACTTCCGTCTTGGTCTGGGGCCCGATCTGCAGGTGCGGATGCCGCCGCTGATCAGTTTCCGTGGTGGTGGTCAGCTGCTGGTCAATGGACCGTTGGATCCGTCGCTTGAGCTGCGGGGCCTGATTCGTCTGAACCGCGGCCGGGTCAGTCTGTTTTCCACCACCTTCCGCCTCGATCCACGTGCTCCCAACGTCGCAGTGTTCACCCCATCGCTGGGATTGGTGCCCTTTATCGACATAGCGATGAAGACCAGGGTCTCGGATGCGGTGCAGCCCGGGACGGCTGGCAATGCCAGCTCGGCCAATGTCTTCGACACCAATGGTCTCGGCGATGGGGGTGGCCAGCTGCGGTTGGTGAAGGTCACCGTGGAGGCCGCCGGACCGGCGGATCGTTTGATCGGCAATCTCGATCTGCGCAGTGTCCCGCCCATGTCGCAGCCGCAGCTGTTGGCGCTGATCGGTGGCAACTCTCTGTCAGGCCTGGCTGGAGCCGGTGGAGCCGCCCTGGCGACGGTGCTGGGACAGTCGCTGCTTTCACCGGTTCTCGGAACGCTCACCGATGCAATGGGACAGCGGCTCCAGATCGCCTTGTTCCCCACCTACGTCACACCGGATATCAAGGATGAGGATGAGCGCAGGTCTGGGCGGGTGGCTCCCACCTTCACGCTGGTGACAGAAATCGGTGTTGATGTGACCGATCGCTTTGATTTCTCGGTGCTTGCAGCTCCGAACACCTCGGATGTCCCCCCTCAGGCGACGGTCACTTACCAGGTGACACCCAACACGGCTTTGTCAGGGTCCGTCGATTCCAATGGCATCTGGCAGAGCCAGCTGCAGCTGTTCTTCCGCTTCTGA
- a CDS encoding esterase/lipase family protein gives MTRPLVLVHGLWDTPRVFHRLIQRIDQPDRPLLAPHLPHGLGVVPLRELARRLDQHILQQYGRETPIDLLGFSMGGVIGRIWLQELRGAERTDRFFSVGSPQNGTLAALAVPRRLLAGVADMKPASDLLKQLNRQVGALAPVVCRSYFCRWDLMVSPGWMAVLPRGTQTELPVWTHQQLIAHPQALQRLAQDLGC, from the coding sequence ATGACAAGGCCCCTTGTGCTTGTCCATGGCCTGTGGGATACCCCACGGGTGTTTCATCGGTTGATCCAGCGGATCGATCAGCCGGATCGTCCCTTGCTGGCACCGCATCTCCCCCATGGTCTTGGGGTGGTTCCGCTGCGGGAGCTGGCCCGACGCCTTGATCAGCACATCCTGCAGCAGTACGGGCGGGAGACCCCGATCGATCTGCTTGGGTTCTCCATGGGAGGTGTGATCGGGCGGATCTGGCTGCAAGAACTGAGGGGAGCTGAGCGGACAGATCGTTTTTTCAGTGTCGGCAGCCCCCAGAACGGAACCCTGGCGGCCTTGGCTGTGCCCCGCCGGCTGCTGGCTGGTGTGGCGGACATGAAACCCGCCAGCGACCTTTTAAAACAGCTGAATCGACAGGTCGGTGCCTTGGCTCCGGTGGTTTGTCGAAGTTATTTCTGCCGTTGGGATCTGATGGTGTCTCCCGGCTGGATGGCTGTGCTTCCGCGGGGAACTCAGACGGAGCTGCCGGTGTGGACCCACCAACAGCTCATTGCTCATCCGCAGGCTTTGCAGAGGCTGGCCCAGGATCTGGGATGTTGA
- a CDS encoding ROK family protein produces MDDGQAIGIDLGGTAIKLARFDPRGALLAELEVATPQPAVPGAVTMALCDAVEELDPDGAAALVGVGLPGPMDATARVARVCINLPGWEDVPLAEWLEVRLQRRVTLANDGNCAVVGEAWWGAAKGFSDVVLLTLGTGVGGGVLLGGQLFTGHNGAAAEPGLIGVDPDGPACNSGNRGSLEQFASIAALRRLCDRDPRELSLAAEEGEPAALEVWERYGTRLGVGLSSLVYVFTPQLVLLGGGLAGAARHFLPAVRREVELRVQAVSREGLRIDACALGNGAGRLGAARLALLRLGGMMADD; encoded by the coding sequence ATGGATGACGGGCAGGCGATCGGCATTGATCTCGGCGGAACGGCCATCAAGTTGGCCCGTTTTGATCCCCGAGGAGCCCTGTTGGCTGAGCTCGAGGTGGCCACCCCCCAGCCCGCGGTGCCAGGAGCCGTGACGATGGCCCTCTGCGATGCCGTCGAGGAGTTGGATCCTGATGGAGCCGCGGCCTTGGTGGGGGTCGGATTGCCTGGGCCGATGGATGCCACGGCTCGGGTTGCGCGGGTTTGCATCAACCTGCCGGGTTGGGAGGACGTGCCGCTGGCGGAGTGGTTGGAGGTGCGGTTGCAGCGACGCGTCACCCTCGCCAACGACGGCAATTGCGCTGTGGTGGGAGAGGCCTGGTGGGGCGCTGCCAAGGGGTTCAGCGATGTGGTGCTGTTGACCCTCGGCACCGGAGTTGGAGGCGGTGTTCTGCTCGGTGGGCAGCTGTTCACCGGCCACAACGGCGCGGCGGCGGAACCGGGCTTGATCGGTGTCGACCCCGATGGTCCCGCTTGCAACAGCGGAAACCGCGGATCCCTGGAGCAGTTCGCGAGCATTGCAGCGTTGCGTCGCCTGTGCGACCGGGACCCCCGGGAGTTGAGTCTGGCTGCAGAGGAGGGGGAGCCGGCAGCCCTTGAGGTGTGGGAGCGCTACGGCACTCGCCTTGGGGTGGGGCTGTCATCCCTGGTGTACGTCTTCACGCCGCAGCTGGTGTTGTTGGGCGGTGGTCTGGCCGGGGCTGCTCGCCATTTCCTGCCCGCGGTGCGACGGGAGGTGGAGCTGCGGGTGCAGGCGGTGTCCCGGGAGGGACTGCGGATCGACGCTTGTGCTCTTGGCAATGGAGCCGGTCGCCTGGGGGCGGCGCGGCTGGCGCTGTTGCGCCTGGGCGGGATGATGGCCGACGACTGA
- a CDS encoding glutamate-5-semialdehyde dehydrogenase, translated as MTTVPEPSAELLQRAGAVRLAAVDLGQTDDQQRADALQAMADALAERAEVIVAANREDLERSAAEGLAPALMARLKLDAGKLRGAIDGVRKLASLPDPLGRRQLHRELDQGLVLERISVPLGVVGVIFEARPDAVVQIASLAIRSGNGAMLKGGSEARCTNEAVMEALKLGLGRSAVAPDALTLLTTRQESLALLRLDGLVDLIIPRGSNELVRFIQDNTRIPVLGHADGICHLYVDAAADVDQAVRIAIDSKTQYPAACNAIETLLVHASIAPAFLASAVPAFQAAGVTLRGDEHSRQHGISDAATDEDWRTEYLDMILAVRVVPSMDAALEHIRRHGSRHTEAIATTDDQAAERFLGAVDSAGVYLNCSTRFADGFRYGFGAEVGISTQTLPPRGPVGLDGLVTYRYRLRGDGHIAADFADGTRSFTHTDLPL; from the coding sequence ATGACCACTGTCCCGGAGCCTTCAGCAGAGCTGTTGCAGAGGGCCGGAGCTGTCCGTCTGGCGGCGGTAGACCTGGGGCAGACGGACGACCAACAGCGGGCCGATGCGCTTCAGGCGATGGCGGATGCCTTGGCGGAGCGGGCTGAGGTGATCGTTGCCGCAAACCGTGAAGATCTGGAGCGTTCCGCGGCTGAGGGGCTGGCCCCGGCACTGATGGCCCGGTTGAAGCTGGATGCCGGCAAGCTCCGCGGTGCCATCGATGGGGTGCGAAAACTGGCCTCTCTGCCCGATCCGCTTGGCAGACGGCAGCTGCATCGAGAGCTGGATCAAGGCCTGGTGTTGGAGCGCATCTCCGTTCCTCTTGGCGTGGTGGGGGTGATCTTCGAAGCCCGCCCGGATGCTGTGGTGCAGATTGCCTCGCTCGCCATCCGCTCCGGCAATGGCGCCATGCTCAAAGGCGGCAGCGAAGCGCGTTGCACCAATGAAGCGGTGATGGAGGCCCTCAAGCTGGGCCTGGGCCGCAGTGCCGTGGCACCGGATGCGTTAACGCTGTTGACCACCCGCCAGGAAAGCCTGGCGTTGCTGAGGCTGGATGGCCTGGTGGATCTGATCATCCCCCGGGGCAGCAACGAGCTGGTGCGATTCATTCAGGACAACACCCGCATTCCTGTGCTGGGTCATGCGGACGGCATCTGCCATCTCTACGTGGATGCGGCTGCTGACGTGGACCAGGCGGTACGCATCGCCATCGACAGCAAGACCCAGTACCCGGCCGCCTGCAATGCGATCGAGACCCTGCTGGTGCATGCCTCGATTGCACCGGCGTTTCTGGCGTCTGCCGTGCCGGCCTTTCAAGCTGCCGGTGTCACCCTGCGGGGCGATGAACACAGCCGCCAGCACGGCATCAGTGACGCTGCCACCGATGAGGACTGGCGAACGGAATACCTCGACATGATCCTGGCGGTGCGGGTGGTGCCTTCCATGGATGCCGCGCTCGAACACATCCGTCGCCATGGATCCCGCCACACCGAAGCCATCGCCACCACCGATGACCAGGCGGCGGAACGATTCCTGGGGGCTGTTGACAGTGCTGGCGTATATCTGAACTGTTCCACCCGTTTTGCGGATGGCTTCCGTTACGGGTTTGGAGCTGAGGTGGGCATCAGCACCCAAACCCTGCCGCCGCGCGGACCAGTGGGACTCGATGGTTTGGTGACCTATCGCTATCGGCTCCGGGGTGACGGACACATCGCCGCTGATTTCGCAGACGGAACCCGCAGCTTCACCCACACCGATCTGCCCCTGTGA
- a CDS encoding DUF4332 domain-containing protein, with protein sequence MRPLRDLPQSFRREQQELDEAGINDWQQLRDLDDAQLSRLARSGRASPRNLKRLRGIAVLVCDLNIAPPDAALLMHAGIASRAALAATTPERVVQQTGRLERSLGTGRPAVVDLATARRWIQSARQPGN encoded by the coding sequence ATGAGACCGTTGCGTGATCTGCCCCAGTCCTTCCGACGCGAACAGCAGGAGCTGGACGAGGCAGGAATCAACGATTGGCAGCAGTTGCGGGACCTGGACGATGCTCAGCTCAGTCGCCTCGCCCGCAGCGGCCGAGCGTCCCCCCGGAATCTCAAGCGGCTGAGGGGCATCGCAGTTTTGGTCTGTGATCTCAACATTGCCCCACCAGATGCTGCTCTTCTGATGCATGCCGGCATCGCATCCCGTGCAGCGCTTGCAGCCACGACACCCGAACGGGTCGTCCAGCAAACGGGACGCCTGGAACGCAGCCTCGGCACCGGCAGACCGGCGGTGGTGGACCTGGCCACAGCCCGCCGCTGGATCCAGAGCGCTAGGCAACCAGGGAACTGA
- the folB gene encoding dihydroneopterin aldolase: MTANDAIHVRGLRLWAHVGVLEQERRDGQWFSLDISLWTDLSSAAAADDLAGSMDYSLAIRSLQALAREIRCLTIEHFSDRVLDRLEQLYGAVPMRLTLSKCAAPVPGFDGVVAVERARHGAP, from the coding sequence GTGACCGCAAACGATGCGATCCATGTGAGGGGTCTGCGCCTCTGGGCCCATGTGGGCGTTCTGGAGCAGGAGCGTCGGGATGGCCAATGGTTCAGTCTCGATATCAGTCTCTGGACTGACCTTTCCAGTGCCGCAGCGGCGGATGATCTGGCCGGCAGCATGGATTACAGCTTGGCGATCCGCTCCCTGCAGGCTCTGGCCCGGGAGATCCGTTGCCTCACGATCGAGCACTTCAGTGATCGGGTGCTGGATCGTCTGGAGCAGCTCTATGGAGCGGTTCCAATGCGGTTGACCCTGAGCAAGTGCGCCGCCCCGGTGCCGGGGTTTGATGGTGTGGTGGCGGTAGAGCGCGCTCGCCATGGGGCTCCATGA
- a CDS encoding Ycf51 family protein has product MAFDQLLLTAAPWLAWSGLGLGVLTIVAFLTGWGLRFRLVGVSSFTLLLAVSCWAFALSYTPPVVVDGAIRAPVVFDNGNDLVVAQVKPDLDPITVDATLQQLAGNLRGSGRGSNFVTVRLRALQPIADGVSQPVILGETERDFRRSAS; this is encoded by the coding sequence ATGGCCTTTGATCAGCTGCTGCTCACCGCAGCGCCCTGGCTGGCCTGGTCAGGCCTCGGCCTTGGTGTGCTGACCATTGTGGCGTTTCTTACGGGCTGGGGACTGCGTTTTCGCTTGGTGGGCGTCAGCAGTTTCACTTTGCTGCTGGCGGTCAGCTGCTGGGCCTTTGCCCTGAGTTACACGCCGCCGGTCGTGGTCGATGGCGCCATTCGGGCCCCCGTGGTGTTCGACAACGGCAACGATCTGGTGGTGGCCCAGGTGAAGCCCGACCTGGATCCGATCACCGTTGACGCCACGCTTCAGCAATTGGCTGGCAATCTGCGCGGGTCTGGACGTGGCAGCAATTTTGTGACGGTGCGGCTGCGAGCCCTTCAACCCATCGCAGATGGTGTGAGCCAGCCCGTGATTCTTGGGGAGACAGAACGGGACTTCCGCCGCTCCGCTTCCTGA
- a CDS encoding M3 family metallopeptidase: protein MSTSMPSALLEGHGLPCFEQITPDLVQQDIPVLLAQLEQQFTELETTLQSRLDSGASISWEEVMQPMRRIGERLRWSWGVISHLNGVCNSPELREAHAAQQPEVVRLSNRLGQSKVLHQVLCRLQDEPSEPLSATRQRILDSELLSMQQRGVGLDGEHQKAFNQASERLAALSTSFGNHVLDATQQWTLKLTNPEQVQGLPKRALEALAAAARDSGDAEATAEGGPWLVGLDMPRYIPVLTHADDRSLRETVYRAHVSRASQGELDNAPLIEEILGLRREQAQRLGYSHWAELSLASKMADDVPAVEALLEELRAAAYPAAETELEQLKACASRQGAAEADALAPWDITYWSEKLRRERFDLDQEALRPWFPLPQVLDGLFGLCSRLFDVEITPGDGEAPVWHNDVRFFHVRRRGGEPIAAFYLDPYSRPASKRGGAWMDECLGRHRTSDGSLVLPVAYLICNQTPPVGEAPSLMSFEEVETLFHEFGHGLQHMLTTVEEPEAAGISNVEWDAVELPSQFMENWCLDQSTLMGMARHWQTGEPLPQDEVNKLRNSRTFNAGLATLRQVHFALTDLRLHSQWTPQLGLSPDELRRDIANTTTVMHPIPEDRFLCAFGHIFAGGYSAGYYSYKWAEVLSADAYAAFEEVGLDQEDQVRATGARFRDTVLSLGGSRAPAEVFKAFRGRVSSSEALIRHSGLQAT from the coding sequence ATGAGCACCTCCATGCCCTCCGCCCTGCTTGAGGGGCACGGCCTTCCCTGTTTCGAGCAGATCACACCGGATCTGGTCCAGCAGGACATCCCCGTCCTGCTGGCTCAACTTGAACAGCAGTTCACAGAACTGGAGACGACGCTTCAGTCCAGGCTGGATAGTGGCGCCTCCATCAGCTGGGAGGAGGTGATGCAGCCGATGCGGCGCATCGGAGAGCGTCTCCGCTGGAGTTGGGGTGTGATCTCCCACCTCAACGGCGTCTGCAATTCGCCGGAGCTGCGTGAAGCCCACGCGGCTCAACAACCTGAGGTCGTGCGACTTAGCAACCGCCTGGGTCAGAGCAAGGTGCTGCATCAGGTTCTCTGCCGCCTGCAGGACGAGCCGAGCGAGCCCCTCAGCGCCACCCGCCAGCGAATACTCGACTCCGAACTGCTGTCGATGCAACAGCGGGGTGTCGGTCTCGATGGCGAGCATCAGAAAGCTTTCAACCAAGCCAGCGAACGTCTCGCAGCCCTCTCCACCAGCTTTGGCAATCACGTTCTTGATGCCACCCAGCAATGGACCCTCAAGCTCACCAATCCCGAGCAGGTGCAAGGTCTGCCCAAGCGAGCACTGGAGGCCCTGGCGGCCGCAGCACGGGATTCCGGTGACGCAGAAGCCACTGCCGAGGGGGGACCGTGGCTGGTGGGTCTGGACATGCCGAGATACATCCCGGTTCTCACCCACGCCGATGACAGGTCACTGAGGGAGACCGTTTATCGAGCCCATGTCAGCCGTGCCAGCCAGGGAGAGCTGGACAATGCTCCACTGATCGAGGAAATCCTCGGACTGCGCCGGGAGCAGGCCCAGCGGCTTGGCTACTCCCATTGGGCCGAACTCAGCCTTGCCAGCAAGATGGCCGACGACGTTCCGGCCGTCGAAGCGCTGCTGGAGGAGCTGCGTGCCGCGGCCTATCCAGCCGCCGAGACGGAGCTGGAGCAACTCAAGGCCTGCGCCAGCCGACAGGGTGCAGCCGAAGCCGACGCCCTGGCCCCCTGGGACATCACCTATTGGTCAGAAAAACTGCGACGCGAACGGTTTGATCTGGACCAGGAAGCCCTGCGCCCATGGTTCCCGCTGCCTCAGGTGCTCGATGGCCTGTTCGGCCTTTGTTCACGTCTGTTTGATGTGGAGATCACGCCGGGAGATGGCGAGGCGCCTGTGTGGCATAACGACGTGCGTTTCTTTCACGTCCGTCGCCGTGGTGGCGAACCGATCGCCGCGTTTTATCTGGATCCATACAGCCGTCCCGCCAGCAAACGCGGTGGAGCCTGGATGGATGAGTGCCTCGGGCGTCACCGCACTAGTGACGGCAGCCTTGTGCTGCCCGTGGCTTACCTGATCTGCAACCAGACTCCCCCCGTTGGAGAAGCCCCCAGCCTGATGAGCTTCGAAGAGGTGGAGACCCTCTTCCACGAATTCGGCCATGGTCTGCAGCACATGCTCACCACCGTCGAGGAACCGGAAGCCGCCGGCATCAGCAATGTGGAATGGGATGCGGTGGAACTTCCCAGTCAGTTCATGGAGAACTGGTGTCTGGACCAAAGCACCTTGATGGGCATGGCCCGCCACTGGCAGACCGGAGAACCTCTGCCCCAGGACGAGGTGAACAAACTCCGCAACAGCCGCACCTTCAATGCCGGACTGGCAACCTTGCGGCAGGTGCACTTCGCCCTCACCGATCTGCGGCTGCACAGCCAGTGGACGCCGCAGCTGGGACTGAGTCCAGACGAGTTACGTCGCGACATCGCCAACACCACCACCGTGATGCACCCGATCCCGGAAGATCGCTTCCTTTGCGCCTTCGGGCACATCTTCGCGGGGGGATATTCCGCCGGCTACTACTCCTACAAATGGGCCGAGGTGCTCAGTGCCGATGCCTATGCCGCCTTTGAGGAGGTCGGCCTCGACCAGGAGGATCAGGTGCGTGCCACCGGTGCCCGCTTCCGGGACACGGTGCTGAGCCTTGGCGGCAGCCGCGCGCCAGCTGAGGTGTTCAAGGCCTTCCGCGGTCGAGTCTCCAGCAGCGAGGCCCTGATCCGCCATTCGGGTCTTCAGGCGACCTGA